The genomic segment TAAAAGTAAAATCTATTTTCAAATCCAAAGATTTACCAACGAAAATCTAAAAGAGAAATTACCCCATCTTGATAGTATAAGATTATATTCTGAACATTCACCTTGTCAAGTTGAGAAAGAGGTTTTCGATAAATTCCAAAATCTACAACTGGAATGCGGTCTTTCTTTTTACTATTCTCGCAGTCCCTGTCGGGACTGGGTAAATGCCCTTCCGATAAGCACCCAGTAAGTAAAAGCCTAGAACCTTGCCTAATTGCCAACCGGAATTGAAATTTATTGATTCCTTCCTCTGGTTGTTGAAAGTTTTACTGTTGTAATACCATATTTTTGGTTATAATATTATTTGGATATTATATTATCATAATAACAGGGGGGGTAATATGAGAAGGGTTGGGTTGTTTGTATTACTAATGTTTGCTTTGATGGTGTGTCTTTCAGTTTTTTCTCTTCAGAGTTGTACTAAGTTAACAGATTTAGTTCCTGATGATACTTCTCCACCAAGTGTAAGCATATTGTCACCTACAAATAGACAAGTGTTTAATACTAATTCAGTTTCAATAATTGGTAACACTAGCGATGAAGGTAGTGGAGTTAGGGAAGTATGGTTAAGACTTGGTAGTAGTGGTAGTTTTGGTAGAGTAAACGGGGTGAGTAGTTGGAGTAGCAATCTAACAGGGTTAAGTGATGGAACGAACGTAGTATATGTATACGCTGTTGATAATGCGGGAAATACTAGTTCTACTCAAAGTGTTAGTTTTGTAGTGGTGCTAAGGGTGTATGTATCAACTAATGGGGATGATTCTAACGATGGGATATTAAAAGCTATACCTGTTAGGAGTATCCAAACTGCGCTGACTAGGGCTAGGAGTTATAATGTTAACGAGATATACATTACGACGGGTTTATACACACCAGGTAATGGTTTAAACATAGGAGACAGTGGAGTAGTGATAACGAATGATGGCATAAAGTTAGTTGGGGGGTGGGATAGTGGATTTAATAACATTGTAGGATATAGTGAGTTGGATGGCAGTTATATTGTGAAGCATGTAATTTTTGCTACTAATGTTAGGGATATAGTAATTAGTAATTTAGTGATAAAGGGAGGTAGAGCTAATGGTGATTATCCTCACGATAGTGGTGGAGGTATATACTTATCAAATGTGTTGTATGGTTTAATAGGCAATGTTATAGTTTCGGATAATTCTAGTGTAAGTGGTGGAGGTGGAATATATTTAGAGTCGTCTTATAGCAACGTCATAAGTGGTAGTGTTTGTAGCAATAATGCTGAAGTAGGAGGAGGAGTGTATTTGAATTATTCGTACAATAATACCATAAGTTGTAATGTTTATGGCAATAGTGCTACAAGTGGAGGAGGGATATGTTTAGAATTATCTTTTAACAATACTGTGAGCTGTGGTGTTTATGGCAATGATGCTGGAGAAGGAGGAGGGATATATTTAGAATTGTCCTTTAACAATACTATAAGTGGTAGTGTTTATAACAATAGAGCTGATCAAGGAGGAGGGATATTTTCAAAATCATCGTATAACAACACTATGGTTGGTAACATTTATAGCAACACTGCTAACAACAGTGGAGGAGGGATATATTTACATTCGTCATATAGAAATGTTATAGGTGGCAGTGTTTATAACAACAGTGCTTGGGATGGAGGAGGAGTTTACTTGTATTCTTCTCATGGCAATACTCTAAATAGTAGTATTTATGGCAATAGGGTTAGTGCTCATGGTGGGGGAATATATTCTGAATTGTCACATACCAATACCATAAGCGGCAGTATTTATGGTAATGTCTCTGAATATCATGGAGGTGGAATATGTTTGTATAGTTCAACAAATATCTCAATTCTCAATTCTTATATAACCAATAATGGAGCGTCATTTGTAAATTCTACAATACATCTGGATGGAAATCTTTCAGCTCTTGTCATCTCCAACTGTTTCATTGGAGGTAATGATAGTACGACATCAATAGGCATATATGAAGATCAACATGATATAGTAGGCCATAATCTAGTGGACAATAAGTTCGTAGTCAATAAGTTAAGATATTTATATCGTGAGTTTACAGGGTCAAGGCTTATAACAAACGATAAAGACTGGACGAACATAAATAATCCATTGATTTTAGATTCA from the Brevinematia bacterium genome contains:
- a CDS encoding NosD domain-containing protein gives rise to the protein MRRVGLFVLLMFALMVCLSVFSLQSCTKLTDLVPDDTSPPSVSILSPTNRQVFNTNSVSIIGNTSDEGSGVREVWLRLGSSGSFGRVNGVSSWSSNLTGLSDGTNVVYVYAVDNAGNTSSTQSVSFVVVLRVYVSTNGDDSNDGILKAIPVRSIQTALTRARSYNVNEIYITTGLYTPGNGLNIGDSGVVITNDGIKLVGGWDSGFNNIVGYSELDGSYIVKHVIFATNVRDIVISNLVIKGGRANGDYPHDSGGGIYLSNVLYGLIGNVIVSDNSSVSGGGGIYLESSYSNVISGSVCSNNAEVGGGVYLNYSYNNTISCNVYGNSATSGGGICLELSFNNTVSCGVYGNDAGEGGGIYLELSFNNTISGSVYNNRADQGGGIFSKSSYNNTMVGNIYSNTANNSGGGIYLHSSYRNVIGGSVYNNSAWDGGGVYLYSSHGNTLNSSIYGNRVSAHGGGIYSELSHTNTISGSIYGNVSEYHGGGICLYSSTNISILNSYITNNGASFVNSTIHLDGNLSALVISNCFIGGNDSTTSIGIYEDQHDIVGHNLVDNKFVVNKLRYLYREFTGSRLITNDKDWTNINNPLILDSTPDSTNNVVTNM